A single region of the Hemiscyllium ocellatum isolate sHemOce1 chromosome 21, sHemOce1.pat.X.cur, whole genome shotgun sequence genome encodes:
- the LOC132826004 gene encoding probable G-protein coupled receptor 21 codes for MNSSWEGNNSSRPFCLLGFSYNETVNICLLEVIIIVFLTLLIISGNLIVILVFHFAPLLNHHTTSYFIQTMAYADLFVGISCLVPSLSLLRYPTGSPESLTCKFFGYIVSVLKSVSMTSLACISVDRYIAITKPLSYSQLVTPWRLRVCIIIIWLYSFIVFLPAFFGWGKPGYHGDIFEWCANSWETNVYFAGFIVALLYAPAAFVVCFTYFNIFRICQHHTKEIRERRARFNTQEETSENPASSEKRYAMVLFRITSVFYILWLPYIIYFLLESSRFSNSPEISFLTTWLAISNSFCNCVIYSLSNSVFRKGLKRVSGAVCASCIWYVESKNPSMPGSKRSSNGCNT; via the coding sequence ATGAACTCTTCCTGGGAGGGAAACAATAGCAGCCGGCCATTCTGTCTCTTGGGATTCAGTTACAACGAAACTGTTAACATTTGTCTCTTGGAAGTAATCATCATTGTTTTTCTCACTCTGTTAATAATTTCAGGTAACCTTATTGTTATATTGGTATTTCATTTTGCACCTCTTTTGAATCATCATACTACAAGTTATTTCATTCAGACCATGGCATATGCAGATCTTTTTGTTGGAATCAGTTGTTTGGTTCCTTCTTTGTCCCTTTTACGATACCCAACCGGATCCCCCGAATCTTTAACGTGCAAATTTTTTGGATATATTGTGTCCGTGTTGAAAAGCGTCTCGATGACCTCTCTGGCCTGCATCAGTGTTGATCGATATATTGCTATTACCAAGCCACTATCTTATAGTCAGCTGGTCACACCGTGGAGGCTGCGTGTTTGCATTATAATAATCTGGCTGTATTCCTTCATTGTATTCCTTCCTGCTTTTTTTGGCTGGGGCAAGCCAGGCTATCATGGAGACATTTTTGAATGGTGCGCTAATTCCTGggaaacaaatgtttattttgcaGGATTTATTGTGGCTTTACTATATGCTCCTGCTGCTTTTGTAGTCTGTTTTACTTATTTCAACATATTCAGAATATGTCAACACCACACTAAGGAAATCCGAGAAAGACGTGCTCGATTTAATACACAAGAAGAGACATCAGAAAATCCAGCTAGTTCTGAGAAACGTTATGCTATGGTTCTTTTTCGAATCACCAGTGTATTTTACATCCTTTGGCTTCCATACATCATTTATTTCCTCCTGGAAAGCTCTCGTTTTTCTAATAGTCCAGAGATATCATTTCTGACAACCTGGCTTGCCATTAGCAACAGCTTCTGTAACTGTGTTATTTACAGCCTCTCAAACAGCGTCTTTCGGAAGGGCCTGAAACGTGTCTCAGGTGCTGTTTGTGCTTCGTGTATCTGGTATGTGGAAAGCAAAAATCCTTCAATGCCTGGGAGTAAAAGGTCTTCCAATGGCTGCAATACTTAA